Proteins encoded in a region of the Thermus antranikianii DSM 12462 genome:
- a CDS encoding molybdopterin oxidoreductase family protein: MKARATCPLDCPDACSLLLTLEEGRLSRVEGDPRHPVTQGFACAKTYRYPERVRERLLYPMRRVGKKGEGRFERISWEEALEEIAERLRAILDTHGGEAILPYHYAGTMGLVENQHPLAFFRAIGASELEETICSTAGSAAWEMTYGPRLGPDPEEVPEARYILLWGINSLSTNSHLTPFLKEARRRGAKVVHIDPYENPTSRFADEHIKLRPGTDAALAYALAHLLFRENLVDWEYLKEAATGLEAFQEEARKWPPERAEALTGVPKEAMERLARELGEAKRVFLRVGYGMTRHPGGGNALRAAILLPALVGAWRYPGCGALLSTSGAFPLNKRFLGGRHLLEGSHPHEGYFRPNPRVRRINMNQLASALTRLAPSIRALFVFNSNPLVVAPDTGRVKEGLLREDLLTVVLEQVPTETALYADYLLPATFFYEHPDLYTSYGHYYLSWNEPLTEPEGEAKPNTWVFRELGRRLGLKEPTLYWTAEEVAESLLDVDHPYLAGINLKRLKEEGFVKLNLPKPFLPFRNGPVRFSPPPEVIPTQTLPGYPLILLTPPAHRFLNTTYGNVQALVEAEGGEPRLLIHPKDAEERGITEGMLVYIHSPQGRVVRKAKVTEAPMPGTVVLEGTWWEKWAPDGKGINHLTAETLTDLGGGSTFHSTPVEVEPLRLA; the protein is encoded by the coding sequence ATGAAGGCCCGCGCCACCTGCCCCCTGGACTGCCCCGACGCCTGTAGCCTCCTGCTCACCCTTGAAGAGGGAAGGCTCTCCCGGGTGGAGGGGGATCCCCGCCACCCCGTCACCCAAGGCTTCGCCTGCGCCAAAACCTACCGCTACCCGGAAAGGGTGAGGGAACGCCTCCTTTACCCCATGCGCCGGGTGGGGAAAAAGGGAGAAGGCCGCTTTGAAAGGATCTCCTGGGAGGAGGCCCTGGAGGAAATCGCCGAAAGGCTTAGGGCCATCCTGGACACCCACGGGGGGGAGGCCATCCTCCCCTACCACTATGCGGGCACCATGGGCCTTGTGGAAAACCAGCATCCCCTGGCCTTCTTCCGGGCCATAGGGGCCAGCGAGCTAGAGGAAACCATCTGCTCCACCGCGGGAAGCGCCGCCTGGGAGATGACCTATGGTCCCAGGCTCGGCCCCGACCCGGAGGAGGTGCCCGAGGCCCGTTACATCCTCCTTTGGGGCATCAACAGCCTCTCCACCAACAGCCACCTCACTCCCTTTCTCAAGGAGGCGAGAAGGCGGGGGGCCAAGGTGGTCCACATCGACCCCTACGAGAACCCCACCAGCCGATTCGCCGACGAGCACATCAAGCTCCGCCCGGGAACCGACGCCGCCTTGGCCTACGCCCTGGCCCACCTGCTTTTCCGCGAAAACCTGGTGGACTGGGAATACCTCAAGGAGGCCGCCACGGGGTTGGAAGCCTTCCAGGAGGAGGCCCGGAAGTGGCCCCCAGAAAGGGCCGAGGCCCTCACCGGGGTGCCCAAGGAGGCCATGGAGCGGCTGGCCCGGGAACTGGGGGAAGCCAAACGGGTCTTCCTCCGGGTGGGCTACGGGATGACCCGGCACCCGGGCGGGGGGAATGCCCTAAGGGCAGCGATCCTCCTTCCCGCCCTTGTAGGAGCCTGGCGCTACCCGGGATGCGGGGCCCTTCTTTCCACCAGCGGGGCCTTTCCCCTCAACAAGCGCTTCCTGGGGGGAAGGCATCTTCTGGAAGGATCCCACCCCCATGAGGGCTACTTCCGTCCCAACCCCAGGGTACGCCGGATCAACATGAACCAGCTGGCCAGCGCCCTCACCCGGCTTGCCCCCTCCATCCGGGCCCTCTTCGTCTTCAACTCCAATCCCCTGGTGGTGGCCCCGGACACGGGAAGGGTCAAGGAAGGGCTTTTGCGGGAGGACCTCCTCACCGTGGTCCTGGAACAGGTCCCGACGGAAACCGCCCTCTACGCCGACTACCTCCTCCCCGCCACCTTTTTTTACGAGCACCCCGACCTTTACACCAGCTACGGCCACTACTACCTCTCCTGGAACGAGCCCCTAACCGAGCCCGAAGGGGAGGCCAAGCCCAACACCTGGGTCTTCCGGGAACTGGGGAGGAGGCTTGGCCTAAAGGAACCCACCCTCTACTGGACCGCGGAGGAGGTGGCAGAAAGCCTCCTGGATGTGGACCACCCCTACCTTGCGGGCATCAACCTGAAGAGGCTTAAGGAGGAGGGGTTTGTGAAGCTCAACCTCCCCAAGCCCTTCCTGCCCTTCAGAAACGGCCCCGTGCGCTTTAGCCCACCCCCTGAGGTCATCCCCACCCAGACCCTCCCCGGCTACCCCTTGATCCTCCTCACCCCCCCGGCCCACCGCTTCCTGAACACCACCTACGGGAACGTCCAGGCCCTGGTGGAGGCGGAAGGAGGCGAGCCCAGGCTTCTCATCCACCCCAAGGACGCCGAGGAGCGGGGGATCACCGAGGGCATGCTGGTCTACATCCACTCCCCCCAAGGCAGGGTGGTGCGCAAGGCCAAGGTGACGGAGGCCCCCATGC
- a CDS encoding ribonuclease HII, which translates to MEEVQGCLEASFWSLGLRVAGVDEAGRGAWAGPIVVGAVILPPGRYPFRDSKLLRPKERERLAEEVRRVALAHALGVAEVGEVDRLGVLKATLLAAQRALDLLDPPPEALVTDYLRVSTSLPLLAPPKADQNSPSVAAASILAKVHRDRLMVELDRLYPGYGFARHKGYGTPEHQEALLALGPSPVHRRRFVPVAQAPLRFAEGE; encoded by the coding sequence ATGGAGGAAGTGCAAGGATGCCTCGAGGCCTCCTTCTGGTCCTTGGGCTTAAGGGTGGCCGGGGTGGATGAGGCGGGCCGGGGAGCCTGGGCAGGCCCCATTGTGGTGGGGGCGGTGATCCTGCCTCCGGGGCGCTACCCTTTCCGGGATTCCAAGCTCTTAAGGCCCAAGGAGCGCGAGCGCCTGGCGGAGGAGGTGCGGCGGGTGGCCTTAGCCCATGCCCTGGGGGTGGCGGAGGTAGGGGAGGTGGACCGGCTTGGGGTTTTGAAGGCCACTCTTCTTGCGGCGCAACGGGCCTTGGACCTTCTGGATCCACCCCCTGAGGCCCTGGTCACCGATTACCTCCGGGTGTCTACTTCCTTGCCCCTCCTTGCCCCTCCCAAAGCGGACCAGAATAGCCCCAGCGTGGCCGCGGCCAGCATCCTGGCCAAGGTGCACCGGGACCGGCTTATGGTGGAGTTGGATCGCCTTTACCCCGGTTACGGGTTTGCCCGGCACAAGGGTTACGGCACCCCTGAGCACCAAGAGGCTCTCCTGGCCCTTGGGCCTTCCCCCGTGCACCGCAGGCGCTTTGTCCCCGTGGCCCAGGCTCCCTTAAGGTTTGCTGAAGGGGAGTAG
- a CDS encoding DUF4384 domain-containing protein → MRLLWLLMAGLLSACTLTLEGVTVSYRWDFSPAILRFEPDRGAGATYYVGEEVRFLLTLADSGWISLVAIDPDGRTYEFDRFYLGRGTHLLPPGAYRYTLTPPRGLHRVRAVYTDSQPGSLRLEGIYTDWDARLRVYLDASGARRYQVAETYFYVR, encoded by the coding sequence ATGCGGCTTTTGTGGCTTCTAATGGCGGGGCTTCTTTCCGCCTGCACCCTGACCCTTGAAGGGGTCACGGTCAGTTACCGCTGGGACTTCTCCCCCGCCATCCTGCGCTTTGAGCCGGACCGGGGGGCGGGGGCCACGTACTACGTGGGGGAGGAGGTGCGCTTCCTCCTCACCCTGGCGGATTCCGGCTGGATTAGCCTGGTGGCCATAGACCCCGACGGGCGCACCTATGAGTTCGACCGCTTCTACCTGGGCCGGGGCACCCACCTGCTCCCCCCGGGGGCTTATCGCTACACCCTCACGCCCCCGAGAGGTCTCCATCGAGTGCGGGCCGTATACACGGATAGCCAGCCTGGGAGCCTGCGCCTGGAAGGGATATACACGGACTGGGATGCCCGGCTCAGGGTCTACCTGGATGCCTCTGGAGCCCGCCGCTACCAGGTGGCGGAGACCTACTTCTACGTCCGTTGA
- a CDS encoding carboxylesterase/lipase family protein translates to MSPSPFRRAAALTLTLGLTLAQGITVRTPLGPALGQIEKGAIAFYGLPYAQANRFEAPRPVAAWPPGVGRERVACPQTLGTPARLGGYLPPQREDCLVVNLFLPLELPPPEGFPVMVYLHGGGFTSGSAAEPIYAGHRLAQEGVVVVSVNYRLGPLGFLALPALAKEDPKAVGNYGLLDLVEALRFVQRYIRYFGGNPQNVTLFGESAGGMLVCSLLATPEAQGLFHRAILQSGGCHQVRPLEKDFPFGERWARNLGCSPEDLACLRHLPLSRLFPPEEPKAPPDITAAVLGFPLSPFKPHLGALLPENPLEALGQGRARGIPLLVGANLEELTFPGLAWLLGPGTWEEFSGRLAAQGIPPKEREALTKAYQRRFPDSRKAWGEAQTDLQLLCPSLKAARLQAPFAPTYAYLFTFRVPGWEGLGAFHGLELAPLFGNFEEMPFLPLFLSAEAREKAEALGKRMRRYWVSFAREGEPRGWPRWPTYEEGYLLRLDEPPGLLPDPYGERCGALEALGLL, encoded by the coding sequence ATGAGTCCCTCCCCCTTCCGGAGAGCGGCTGCCTTAACCCTAACCCTAGGCCTTACCCTGGCCCAGGGAATCACGGTCCGTACTCCCCTCGGCCCTGCCCTGGGCCAGATAGAAAAGGGCGCCATCGCCTTCTACGGCCTGCCCTATGCGCAAGCGAACCGCTTCGAAGCCCCAAGGCCCGTGGCCGCCTGGCCCCCCGGGGTCGGGAGGGAACGGGTGGCCTGTCCCCAAACCCTGGGCACCCCCGCGCGCCTTGGGGGATACCTGCCCCCGCAAAGGGAAGACTGCCTGGTGGTAAACCTTTTCCTCCCCTTGGAACTCCCACCTCCGGAAGGCTTTCCCGTGATGGTTTACCTGCATGGGGGCGGCTTCACCTCAGGAAGCGCCGCCGAGCCCATCTACGCAGGACACCGGCTGGCCCAGGAGGGAGTGGTTGTGGTCTCCGTGAACTACCGCCTGGGCCCCCTGGGGTTCTTGGCCCTACCTGCCCTAGCCAAGGAGGATCCCAAGGCGGTGGGGAACTATGGGCTTTTGGATCTGGTGGAGGCCCTCCGCTTTGTGCAACGGTATATTCGCTATTTCGGCGGCAACCCCCAAAACGTCACCCTCTTCGGGGAATCCGCCGGGGGCATGCTGGTCTGCTCCCTCCTCGCCACCCCGGAGGCCCAAGGGCTTTTCCACAGGGCCATCCTCCAGTCGGGTGGGTGCCACCAGGTGCGCCCCTTGGAAAAGGACTTCCCCTTCGGGGAACGGTGGGCCAGGAACCTGGGCTGCTCCCCGGAGGACCTGGCCTGCCTCAGGCACCTTCCCCTATCCCGCCTCTTCCCTCCTGAAGAGCCCAAGGCCCCTCCCGACATCACCGCCGCCGTCCTGGGCTTCCCCCTTTCCCCCTTCAAGCCCCACCTGGGGGCTCTGCTCCCGGAAAACCCCTTGGAGGCTTTGGGCCAAGGAAGGGCCCGGGGTATCCCCCTCCTGGTAGGGGCCAACCTCGAGGAGCTTACCTTTCCCGGTCTGGCCTGGCTCCTGGGACCCGGGACCTGGGAGGAGTTCAGCGGAAGGCTTGCCGCCCAGGGTATTCCCCCAAAGGAGCGGGAAGCCTTAACGAAGGCCTACCAAAGGCGTTTTCCCGACTCCCGAAAGGCCTGGGGAGAGGCCCAGACGGACCTACAACTCCTCTGCCCCTCCCTGAAGGCCGCCAGGCTCCAGGCTCCCTTCGCCCCCACCTACGCCTACCTTTTCACCTTCCGGGTCCCAGGCTGGGAGGGACTTGGGGCCTTCCACGGCCTGGAGCTCGCCCCCCTTTTCGGAAACTTCGAGGAAATGCCTTTTCTTCCGCTTTTCCTCAGCGCCGAGGCCCGGGAAAAGGCCGAGGCCCTGGGAAAGCGCATGCGCCGCTACTGGGTGAGCTTCGCCCGGGAAGGGGAGCCCCGGGGCTGGCCCCGCTGGCCCACCTACGAGGAAGGCTACCTCCTCCGGCTGGACGAGCCCCCAGGCCTCCTTCCCGATCCCTACGGGGAACGATGCGGTGCCCTCGAGGCCCTCGGGCTACTATAG
- a CDS encoding TRAP transporter substrate-binding protein, producing MKRRDFLKKAGIGVAASAAFGPVFAQAQPTIRWRLASSFPKSLDTIYGAAEVLAERVSALTGGRFQIRPYQAGEIVPGLQVMDAVQQGTVEMGHTASYYFVGKAQVFAFDTAVPFGLTARQQNAWMYHAGGIELFRPIFADFGIIQFPGGNTGVQMGGWFRKEIKGVADLKGLKMRIPGPGGQVMSRLGVVPQVLAGGDIYPALERGVVDAAEWVGPYDDEKLGFYKVAKYYYYPGWHEPGPMLSFYVNLREWGRLPKDYQQAIEVAAAEANLWMMAKYDRLNAPALQRLIRAGVRLRKWPAEVMRAAQKAAFEWYEEEAAKDATYRKVYTAWKAFREEQYRWFGVAELGYEGFAFPAS from the coding sequence ATGAAGCGGCGTGACTTCTTAAAGAAGGCAGGTATCGGCGTAGCAGCCAGCGCAGCCTTTGGCCCGGTATTCGCCCAGGCCCAGCCCACCATCCGGTGGCGGCTGGCTTCTAGCTTCCCCAAGAGCCTGGACACCATCTATGGGGCGGCGGAGGTGCTGGCGGAGCGGGTTTCCGCCCTCACCGGCGGCCGCTTCCAGATCCGCCCTTACCAGGCAGGGGAGATCGTGCCTGGGCTCCAGGTGATGGACGCCGTGCAGCAGGGCACGGTGGAGATGGGCCACACCGCCAGCTACTACTTTGTGGGCAAGGCCCAGGTGTTCGCCTTTGACACCGCGGTGCCCTTCGGCCTCACCGCCCGGCAGCAGAACGCCTGGATGTACCACGCCGGGGGCATTGAGCTCTTCCGGCCCATCTTCGCCGACTTCGGCATCATCCAGTTCCCGGGGGGCAACACCGGGGTGCAGATGGGGGGCTGGTTCCGCAAGGAGATCAAGGGGGTGGCGGACCTTAAGGGCCTCAAGATGCGCATCCCGGGCCCCGGGGGCCAGGTGATGAGCCGGCTCGGGGTGGTGCCCCAGGTGCTGGCGGGGGGCGACATCTACCCGGCCCTGGAGCGGGGCGTGGTGGATGCCGCCGAGTGGGTGGGACCCTACGACGACGAGAAGCTGGGCTTCTACAAGGTGGCCAAGTACTACTACTACCCCGGCTGGCACGAGCCCGGCCCCATGCTCTCCTTCTACGTGAACCTGCGGGAGTGGGGGCGCCTGCCCAAGGACTACCAGCAGGCCATCGAGGTGGCGGCGGCGGAGGCCAACCTCTGGATGATGGCCAAGTACGACCGGCTGAACGCCCCGGCCCTGCAGCGCCTCATCCGCGCCGGGGTGCGCCTCCGGAAGTGGCCTGCGGAGGTGATGCGGGCGGCGCAGAAGGCGGCCTTTGAGTGGTACGAGGAGGAGGCGGCCAAGGACGCCACCTACCGCAAGGTCTACACCGCCTGGAAGGCCTTCCGGGAGGAGCAGTACCGCTGGTTCGGGGTGGCGGAGCTGGGCTACGAGGGCTTCGCCTTCCCCGCTTCCTAA